The sequence CATTGTGGTATTTTAACTGAAGAGGGTTATGTGGACAATGATAAGACCCTTGAATATCTTTCAAAGATTGCTGTAAGTCACGCTTTGGCAGGGGCGGATATGGTAGCACCATCAGATATGATGGATGGTAGAGTTGGACATATAAGAGAAAGTCTTGATAAGGCTGGATATGTAAATGTTCCAATAATGGCATACAGTGCAAAATACGCCTCAGCTTTTTATGGACCTTTTAGAGATGCAGCAGATTCAGCTCCATCTTTTGGAGATAGAAAATCTTATCAAATGGACCCATGCAATGTAAAAGAGGCTATAAGAGAAGTGGAACTTGACATAGAAGAGGGAGCGGATATTGTAATGGTAAAACCAGCTCTTCCATACCTTGACGTTATAAGAAAAGTTAAAGATGAGTTTAATATGCCAATTGCAGCCTACAATGTAAGTGGTGAGTATTCCATGATTAAGATGGCTGTAGATAACGGACTTTTAAATGAATCTGCTATTATGGAATCTTTAATATCTATAAAAAGAGCAGGAGCTGAGATTATAATAACTTATTTTGCAAAATACGCTGCAGAGAAGCTAAGAACTCAGTTATAGAAATATTTTTTTAGAAATATTAGCGACTTTTGCTAGTGAATTTTTATTTGCAAAGATAATTATCTAAGACTGTTATGTAAAGGAAAGGATGAGATTAGATGAAGGAATTAAATCACTCTAAATCAGAGGAATTATTTAAAGAAGCGTTAAAATACATACCTGGAGGAGTAAACAGTCCAGTTAGAGCCTTTAAATCTGTAGGCTTAAATCCTATATTTGTAGACAGCGGAAAAGGCCCAAAGGTTAAGGATGTAGATGGAAATGAGTACATAGATTATATATGCTCCTGGGGACCATTACTACTAGGACACAGTAATTCAGAGCTTTTAGAAGGAATTCTAGACACAATAAATAAAGGAACAAGCTTTGGAATACCAACAGAAATAGAAGTTAAAATGGCTAAGCTTATTGTAGAAGCCTCACCTTCTGTTGATATGGTAAGGATGGTTAATTCAGGAACAGAAGCAACGATGAGTGCTTTAAGAGTGGCAAGGGGTTATACAAATAGAAATAAAATAGTTAAATTTGAAGGCTGTTATCATGGACATTCTGATGCACTTTTAGTTAAATCAGGTTCAGGTACTATAACCTTTGGTGTGCCAACAAGCCCTGGAGTTCCAGAGGACACAGTAAAAGACACTTTAGTTTGCACCTACAATGACATGGATAGTGTAAAAGAAGTATTTCAAAAATACGGCAAGGAAATAGCAGCGGTTATAGTTGAGCCTGTAGGTGGAAATATGGGAGTTGTTCCAGGTAAAAAAGAATTTTTGAAAGGTCTAAGAGATATAACAATAAAATACGGTTCAGTTTTGATTTTTGATGAGGTTATAACAGGATTTAGACTTGCCTTTGGTGGAGCACAAGAGGTTTATGGAATTCAGCCTGATATGACCTGCTTTGGAAAGATAATAGGTGCAGGACTTCCAGTAGGTGCTTACGGTGGAAAGAGAGAAATCATGGAAATGGTATCTCCAGTAGGCCCTGTATATCAAGCTGGAACTTTGTCAGGAAACCCTTTAGCTATGCATATGGGATACAAAAACCTAAGTATATTAAAAAACAACAAGAATATATATGATGAGTTAGAGAAAAAGGCTATAAAAATTGAAAAAGGTATTAATGAAAACATTGAAAAATTAGGTATAAATGCTACAGTGGTTAGATTTAAAGCTATGCTTTGTCTATTCTTTGCAAAAGGACCTTTTGAAAACTTTAAAGATGTAATGAAATGCGATACGGAAAAATACGCTATTTACTTTAGGGAAATGTTAAAAAGAGGAATACTTCTAGCCCCAGCACAGTTTGAAGCTATGTTCCTTTCAATGGCTCATGGTGATGAGGAAATTGAGTACACAATTAAGTGTAATTATGAAGCATTGAAAATTGCATTTGAAAAGTAATTTTTGTAAAAATATGATATAATATAAAAAAGCTTAGGGTTAATATCACTGAGCTTTTTTAGAATATTTATTTTTATAATTTATATAAAATTGAAGGGAGATGAAAATCTATGTATGCTAAAAATATTCACTATACAGAAGAAAATTTTGAAAATATTCAGTGTAATTATAATGGTAAAGCTGAATACAGTAACGGATATATTATATTGTCATCCAATACCTCTATTAAACATAATAAAATAATATCTAGATTAAATTATAAATTAATGACATTTTTTGACAAAAGCAAATGTGATGTATATACAGAATCTATTGAAGTTATTTTTAGAAATAATGAAGAAGTATATAAGTATAAACCTGATGTATTTGTAATGTGTGAGAAAGCACATAGACAAGGTGAAAGTTTTATATCATCTCCAAAGATTATATTTGAGGTAATTTCAAAAAGTACTGCAAGTCATGATTATATAACAAAACTTGATGTATATCAAAGGTTTGGTGTTCTTGAATATAATTTAGTTGAACAAGAAGGGTATATAGTACAATATTCACTAATAGATAATCAGTATAAAATAACCAATGTTTTTAAAAATAATGATAAGTATACAAGTACAGTTTTTAAAGATTTAAATATAAGTTTAGAGGATATATTTTAATGAACTGCCCCTATGTAACAAAGGGGCAGTTCATTTTTACATACTAGTATTTTTATTATTTAATAAGATTTTCAAATATAGGAAGTGCTTTTTCAATTTGCTCTGTAGTTACACAGTAAGATAGTCTAAGGTGATTTGGACAACCAAAATCATCACCAGGAACTATAAGCACATTTTGTTTTTTAGCTTTTTCAGAGAATTCTAGAGCTGTATATCCCTTAGGGGCTTCAAAGAAAAGGTAGAAAGCTCCATCAGGTTTAGCGCAGTTGTAGCCCATTTTTGTAAAACTATCATATAAAAGGTTACGATTTTTTTCGTAAGTTTCAAGGTTTGGTTTTACATCAACACATTTCTCAATAACCCTTTGAAATAAAGTAGGAGCACATACATGTCCGGAAGCTCTAGCTCCTCCAGCAATAGATGCATATACCATTTCAAAATCTTCAACTTCACTTGGAACAAGGGCATAGCCTATACGTTCTCCAGGAAGAGAAAGGGATTTACTATAAGAATAGCATACAATAGTGTTTTTGTAGTAGCTAGGAACAAAGGGAACTTTAACTCCGTTATAG is a genomic window of Haloimpatiens sp. FM7315 containing:
- the hemL gene encoding glutamate-1-semialdehyde 2,1-aminomutase, yielding MKELNHSKSEELFKEALKYIPGGVNSPVRAFKSVGLNPIFVDSGKGPKVKDVDGNEYIDYICSWGPLLLGHSNSELLEGILDTINKGTSFGIPTEIEVKMAKLIVEASPSVDMVRMVNSGTEATMSALRVARGYTNRNKIVKFEGCYHGHSDALLVKSGSGTITFGVPTSPGVPEDTVKDTLVCTYNDMDSVKEVFQKYGKEIAAVIVEPVGGNMGVVPGKKEFLKGLRDITIKYGSVLIFDEVITGFRLAFGGAQEVYGIQPDMTCFGKIIGAGLPVGAYGGKREIMEMVSPVGPVYQAGTLSGNPLAMHMGYKNLSILKNNKNIYDELEKKAIKIEKGINENIEKLGINATVVRFKAMLCLFFAKGPFENFKDVMKCDTEKYAIYFREMLKRGILLAPAQFEAMFLSMAHGDEEIEYTIKCNYEALKIAFEK
- the hemB gene encoding porphobilinogen synthase, which encodes MNIVKRPRRLRVNGTIRSIVRETKLSVDDLVYPLFVVEGENIKDEIKSMKGNYRFSIDKLLEEIKEIEELSIKSVLLFGIPNHKDKCGSQAYDEDGIIQKAVRAIKLKFPKMYVITDICMCEYTSHGHCGILTEEGYVDNDKTLEYLSKIAVSHALAGADMVAPSDMMDGRVGHIRESLDKAGYVNVPIMAYSAKYASAFYGPFRDAADSAPSFGDRKSYQMDPCNVKEAIREVELDIEEGADIVMVKPALPYLDVIRKVKDEFNMPIAAYNVSGEYSMIKMAVDNGLLNESAIMESLISIKRAGAEIIITYFAKYAAEKLRTQL
- a CDS encoding Uma2 family endonuclease — translated: MYAKNIHYTEENFENIQCNYNGKAEYSNGYIILSSNTSIKHNKIISRLNYKLMTFFDKSKCDVYTESIEVIFRNNEEVYKYKPDVFVMCEKAHRQGESFISSPKIIFEVISKSTASHDYITKLDVYQRFGVLEYNLVEQEGYIVQYSLIDNQYKITNVFKNNDKYTSTVFKDLNISLEDIF